From Demequina lutea, a single genomic window includes:
- a CDS encoding MarR family winged helix-turn-helix transcriptional regulator, protein MTTSTRAETHDGRTAPTATTTTTATTTPHASAAPIKEANEAWESLLGAYSTLMKRFEAESMWCEVSLHEYDVLYTLSKCPAPQRLGELGRHVLLSQPGLSRLVERLVERGLVAKGPDPADARAALLSLTGEGREVQRRVGRAHARSVTDAMSSRLTPTQMSTLAGLASLLASTKMPAPTEGQPS, encoded by the coding sequence ATGACAACCTCTACGCGCGCCGAAACGCACGACGGACGCACCGCGCCCACCGCGACCACCACGACCACCGCGACCACCACGCCCCACGCATCGGCCGCCCCCATCAAGGAGGCGAACGAGGCGTGGGAATCCCTGCTGGGCGCATACTCGACCCTCATGAAACGCTTCGAGGCGGAGTCCATGTGGTGCGAGGTGTCGCTCCACGAGTACGACGTGCTCTACACGCTGTCCAAGTGCCCCGCACCGCAGCGCCTGGGAGAGCTTGGCCGTCACGTGTTGCTCAGCCAGCCGGGGCTGTCCCGATTGGTCGAGCGGCTCGTCGAACGCGGCTTGGTCGCCAAGGGCCCCGACCCCGCCGATGCACGGGCGGCGCTGCTATCGCTCACCGGCGAGGGCCGCGAGGTCCAGCGTCGGGTCGGCAGGGCGCACGCCCGTTCAGTCACGGACGCCATGTCGTCCCGCCTCACCCCCACCCAAATGTCCACGCTTGCGGGGCTCGCCTCGCTACTGGCCTCCACGAAAATGCCAGCCCCCACGGAAGGGCAACCCTCATGA
- a CDS encoding fructosamine kinase family protein has protein sequence METVVKERADAPPGFYEAEAAGIGWLAEAGGAAVARVVAVSPCRIEIERVAQGRATTDAAHDFGRDLARTHAAGAATFGASPEGWHGPLFIGRREMPRNESTAWGEFYVTGRVLPFAESAVSAGNLTRAELAVVREACDTVASGRFDDDAPPSRIHGDLWGGNILFGPRGVVMIDPAAHGGHAETDLAMLSLFGAQHLTHIIDGYQSVAPLRTGWMDRVPVHQLHPLAVHAAGHGRSYGVALVRAARATLSLAS, from the coding sequence ATGGAGACCGTCGTCAAGGAACGCGCAGATGCCCCGCCGGGGTTCTATGAGGCGGAGGCCGCGGGTATTGGCTGGCTCGCCGAGGCTGGCGGGGCTGCGGTTGCGCGGGTCGTCGCCGTCTCCCCCTGCCGCATCGAGATCGAGCGGGTTGCTCAAGGCCGGGCGACGACCGACGCCGCCCACGACTTCGGACGCGATCTCGCGCGCACTCACGCGGCGGGGGCCGCCACCTTCGGGGCATCCCCCGAGGGCTGGCACGGACCCCTCTTCATCGGCCGCCGCGAGATGCCGCGCAACGAATCGACGGCCTGGGGCGAGTTCTACGTCACGGGCAGGGTACTTCCCTTTGCCGAGTCGGCCGTCTCGGCGGGGAACCTCACCCGGGCGGAACTGGCCGTGGTGCGCGAGGCGTGCGACACGGTGGCATCGGGCCGCTTCGACGACGACGCCCCGCCGTCCCGCATCCATGGCGACCTGTGGGGCGGCAACATCCTGTTTGGCCCGCGGGGCGTTGTCATGATTGACCCCGCCGCTCATGGCGGACACGCGGAGACCGACCTCGCTATGCTCTCGCTGTTCGGCGCTCAGCACCTCACGCACATCATCGACGGTTACCAGTCAGTTGCCCCGCTACGTACCGGGTGGATGGATCGCGTCCCCGTCCACCAACTCCATCCGCTCGCGGTCCATGCCGCCGGACATGGGCGCTCTTACGGCGTCGCTCTGGTGCGCGCCGCGCGTGCGACCCTCTCCCTGGCGAGCTGA
- a CDS encoding MFS transporter: MTVAERVIDTPRLRRARIGVSLLFLTNGAMWANVVPRLPGIKDRLDLSYTGFGVAVAFASIGSIGLGLVAGKMVRRFGSARVAAIALALQSLAVWGAGISPTVFLFSAFLFLNGALDANTDVAQNAQGLAIQRRMGKSIINSLHAMWSLGAAAGGLIGAGAVALHLSIGVHLGVTSALFVAIAAVAYRLTLGPDSGIDRQDEPAHADAPKRRMRVPRAALITVVMLGLVAIAGALVEDAGFTWSANYMKDDLHAAADIAGFAFVGLMLLHFLGRIVGDKYVDRYGERAVARVGGTITAVGMGVALAWPTIPGTIVGFSLAGLGVATTVPAAFAAADGIPGLRAGTGLTMVSWMLRISFLASPPIVGAVADATSLRTGLLVVPIAGIAVFLLAGALTGRQPHDDAPVAVITPTH; this comes from the coding sequence GTGACCGTGGCGGAACGCGTCATCGATACGCCTCGCCTACGCAGGGCGCGCATCGGTGTCAGCCTGCTGTTCCTCACCAACGGAGCCATGTGGGCCAACGTGGTTCCCCGCCTGCCCGGCATCAAGGACAGGCTCGATCTCAGCTACACGGGCTTCGGCGTCGCGGTGGCATTCGCGTCAATCGGCTCGATCGGACTGGGGCTCGTCGCGGGGAAGATGGTACGACGCTTCGGATCCGCTCGCGTCGCGGCCATCGCACTGGCGCTCCAGTCGCTCGCGGTGTGGGGAGCGGGCATCTCGCCTACCGTGTTTCTCTTCTCGGCCTTTCTGTTCCTCAATGGCGCCCTCGACGCGAACACCGACGTCGCGCAGAATGCCCAAGGCCTGGCGATCCAACGCCGCATGGGCAAGTCGATCATCAACAGCCTTCACGCGATGTGGTCGCTCGGCGCCGCCGCGGGTGGCCTCATCGGCGCAGGTGCCGTCGCGCTGCATCTCAGCATCGGGGTGCACCTGGGGGTCACGTCCGCGCTCTTCGTCGCGATCGCGGCAGTCGCCTATCGCCTGACGCTCGGTCCGGACAGCGGCATCGACCGCCAGGACGAGCCCGCGCACGCGGACGCACCCAAGCGGCGCATGCGCGTGCCCCGTGCCGCTCTTATCACGGTGGTCATGCTCGGCCTGGTGGCTATCGCTGGCGCGCTCGTCGAGGACGCCGGGTTCACGTGGTCAGCGAACTACATGAAGGATGACCTCCACGCGGCCGCAGACATCGCGGGCTTCGCGTTCGTTGGGCTCATGCTGCTTCACTTCCTGGGGCGCATCGTCGGGGACAAGTACGTCGACCGCTACGGTGAGCGCGCCGTCGCCCGTGTCGGAGGCACGATCACCGCGGTGGGCATGGGCGTCGCGCTCGCATGGCCCACCATTCCCGGAACGATCGTCGGTTTCTCGCTGGCAGGGCTGGGCGTCGCGACCACGGTCCCGGCTGCCTTTGCGGCCGCAGACGGAATTCCGGGACTTAGGGCTGGCACTGGACTCACGATGGTGAGTTGGATGCTGCGCATCTCGTTCTTGGCGAGCCCGCCCATAGTCGGCGCGGTCGCGGATGCGACGAGCCTGCGCACCGGACTGCTTGTGGTTCCCATCGCGGGCATCGCCGTGTTCCTGCTGGCGGGGGCGCTCACCGGCAGGCAGCCGCACGACGACGCTCCCGTGGCGGTCATTACACCCACGCACTAG
- a CDS encoding pirin family protein, whose product MAQQGTAGTTGVTGVAGIGPRAAVLPAREVPLGGLRSMNVQRALPQRALPTVGAWCFLDRFGPQHTTMRVEPHPHMGLQTVTWPLLGEVRHRDSLGSDVLLRAGQFNLMTAGAGISHSEYSLGDGAVELDVLQLWIALPEHSRWDARGFERHETLPTVTLPASVGNDAEATVIMGSLAGVASPATIHSPLVGAQIRIAAGSRVRIPLDPAWEFALVLLEGDLEALDMGVSDAVIAEEATSTVSADGSTVRPGRNDLLYLGTDRDHIELASHSGALMFLLGGEPFEDELVMWWNFVGRSHEEIVQARDEWEARSARFGTVDGHGDKRVPAPPMPTVRLTPRSRRI is encoded by the coding sequence GTGGCCCAACAGGGCACCGCGGGCACCACAGGCGTGACGGGCGTGGCCGGCATCGGGCCCCGCGCCGCGGTGTTGCCCGCGCGCGAGGTTCCGCTTGGCGGGCTGCGTTCGATGAACGTCCAGCGGGCCCTGCCGCAGCGCGCCCTGCCCACCGTGGGCGCGTGGTGCTTCCTGGACCGCTTTGGCCCGCAACACACCACCATGCGCGTGGAGCCGCACCCCCACATGGGCCTGCAGACCGTCACGTGGCCGCTCCTTGGCGAGGTACGTCATCGAGACTCGCTGGGTTCCGACGTGCTCTTGCGCGCGGGCCAGTTCAACCTCATGACGGCCGGCGCGGGGATCTCCCACTCCGAGTACTCGCTGGGGGACGGCGCCGTCGAACTCGACGTGCTCCAGCTGTGGATCGCCTTGCCGGAGCACTCCAGGTGGGATGCGCGCGGCTTCGAGCGGCATGAGACGCTGCCGACGGTGACCCTTCCCGCGTCGGTGGGGAACGATGCCGAGGCGACGGTCATCATGGGAAGCCTCGCCGGGGTCGCCTCGCCCGCGACCATTCACTCGCCGCTGGTGGGTGCCCAGATTCGCATTGCTGCCGGTTCGCGAGTGCGCATCCCGCTCGACCCCGCGTGGGAATTCGCGCTGGTCCTCCTCGAGGGCGATCTCGAGGCGCTCGACATGGGCGTCTCGGATGCCGTGATCGCCGAGGAAGCCACCAGTACCGTGAGCGCCGACGGTTCGACCGTGCGGCCCGGTCGCAATGACCTCCTCTACCTCGGCACCGACAGGGACCACATCGAGCTCGCCTCCCACAGCGGCGCGCTGATGTTCCTCCTGGGCGGAGAGCCCTTCGAGGACGAACTGGTCATGTGGTGGAACTTCGTGGGCCGCAGCCACGAGGAGATCGTCCAGGCGCGCGACGAGTGGGAAGCCCGCTCGGCACGCTTTGGGACCGTCGACGGTCATGGCGACAAGCGCGTCCCCGCTCCCCCGATGCCGACAGTGCGCCTCACTCCGCGCTCAAGACGCATCTGA
- a CDS encoding TetR/AcrR family transcriptional regulator, with protein MTSDGRSLRGDATRVLVLDTALEMFAEHGYRATSVRDIAARCGMTHPGLLYHFPSKAALLMAALQRRDDVDCVDGEVRELGFNRLDARAVLRHLITSAKNNAGKRGLVELFANLSVEATAPDHPAHDYFVERYATLRATVTRSLTDLGREGALRPGVVPGIAAAQVIAVMDGLQVQWLLDPQGIDMAAALEGLVNGMLIEPL; from the coding sequence GTGACTAGTGACGGAAGATCGCTTCGAGGCGACGCTACGCGGGTCCTGGTGCTCGACACCGCGCTCGAGATGTTCGCGGAGCATGGGTATCGGGCCACCTCCGTGCGCGACATCGCGGCCCGATGCGGGATGACGCACCCGGGACTGCTGTACCACTTTCCGTCGAAGGCGGCCCTGCTCATGGCCGCGCTGCAGCGGCGCGACGACGTGGACTGCGTCGACGGCGAGGTTCGCGAGCTTGGTTTCAATCGGCTCGACGCGCGGGCGGTGCTCCGCCACCTGATCACGAGCGCGAAGAACAACGCAGGCAAGCGAGGCCTGGTCGAGTTGTTCGCGAACCTATCCGTCGAGGCGACGGCCCCAGACCACCCGGCGCACGACTACTTCGTCGAGCGCTACGCGACACTGAGGGCCACGGTGACGAGGAGCCTCACGGATCTCGGCCGCGAAGGGGCGCTACGGCCAGGGGTGGTGCCCGGAATCGCTGCCGCCCAGGTGATAGCGGTGATGGACGGATTGCAGGTCCAATGGTTGCTGGATCCGCAGGGCATTGACATGGCGGCCGCTCTGGAAGGGCTGGTCAATGGAATGCTCATCGAGCCGTTGTAA
- a CDS encoding MBL fold metallo-hydrolase, with product MRLTKHAHACIDVEHEGRRIVIDPGAFTPNARDLLANADAVLVTHSHMDHLDPDAVADAMRARIGLVLYGPEDVVASLREEFGERVRAVKPGDVLEVAGLSVSVYGGLHAEVLPSIPRAVNVGFLLGGRVFHPGDSLDPPDVEVETLLVPVSGPWIKLAEAAQFVSAVKPLRAVAIHEVILSPIGLALAAHVLGNGSSPSVPVEFLEPGTEL from the coding sequence ATGAGACTGACCAAGCACGCCCACGCCTGCATCGACGTGGAGCACGAGGGGCGGCGCATCGTCATCGATCCCGGCGCCTTCACGCCGAACGCGCGTGATCTTCTCGCGAACGCGGATGCCGTGCTGGTCACGCACTCCCATATGGACCACCTGGACCCCGATGCCGTGGCCGACGCAATGCGCGCCCGCATCGGCTTGGTGCTCTATGGGCCCGAGGACGTGGTGGCGTCCCTGCGCGAGGAATTCGGGGAGCGCGTGCGCGCGGTGAAGCCAGGGGACGTGCTGGAGGTTGCCGGGCTGTCGGTGAGCGTGTACGGAGGGCTTCACGCCGAGGTGCTTCCGTCCATACCCCGCGCCGTCAACGTCGGCTTCCTGTTGGGCGGCAGGGTGTTTCACCCAGGCGACAGCCTTGACCCTCCCGATGTCGAGGTCGAGACGCTCCTGGTGCCGGTGAGCGGGCCATGGATTAAGTTGGCTGAGGCCGCCCAGTTCGTGAGCGCAGTGAAGCCCCTGCGCGCCGTGGCGATTCACGAAGTCATCCTGTCGCCGATCGGCCTCGCGTTGGCCGCCCATGTCCTCGGCAATGGGTCAAGCCCCTCCGTGCCCGTCGAGTTCCTCGAGCCGGGCACGGAGCTCTAA
- a CDS encoding glycoside hydrolase family 3 N-terminal domain-containing protein, with protein MNTPLYLDPSAATATRVADLVSRMTLPEKVGQMMQLPGNDGVEAPIREFHVGSMLHMSPENLVAAGALADQTRLRIPILIGEDCIHGHSFFEGATIFPTQLGMAASFDPDLLERVGRATAIEVATTGIHWTFSPVLCITRDLRWGRVSETFGEDPHLIGELAAAMIRGYQGDGLGDPTAILATAKHFAGYSETQGGRDASEADISRRKLKSWFLPPFERAAREGCATFMLGYQAIDGVPITVNKWLLGDVLRGEWGYQGMLITDWDNVGNLVREQRLFPDYAHAAAAAVKAGNDMIMMTPKFFDGAQQAVAQGLLDERLIDQAVGRILTLKFDLGLFENPRLPNPEHQRAVIAQPAATALNLEAARRSLVLLRNDGLLPLDTTVRKIAVVGPNSDDPDTQLGDWAGNSGQAHWVQTGHPRDAIVTVLDGLRALAPQGCEVAYAKGAEIITTGPDPKGDFFPDGQPRPDIAMPVAPDPAMIAEAVEAARNADAVVAVLGDRIELVGEGRSTATLELLGGQVALLDALVETGTPVVLVVLASKPHVLPPSAGRAAAVIWAANPGLLGGQAVAELLFGEIEPSGRLPISWPLHVGQQPTYYNQIDAQHGHRYADLTQEPAWVFGDGLGYSTVEYRDLEVLTPTLTASEIVRARVTVANTGARDAIETVQVYVRDVNTSATWADRELKSFARVTVGPGESATVELEIPTAGCSIVTAEGERVVEPGAFELLVGPSSRLTDLLAAPFEVAPS; from the coding sequence GTGAACACCCCGTTGTACCTCGACCCCTCCGCCGCAACAGCCACCCGAGTCGCCGACCTCGTGAGCCGCATGACCCTGCCCGAGAAGGTGGGGCAGATGATGCAGCTCCCAGGAAATGACGGAGTCGAGGCGCCCATCCGCGAATTCCACGTGGGCTCGATGTTGCACATGTCGCCCGAGAACCTCGTCGCGGCTGGGGCACTCGCGGACCAGACGAGACTTCGCATTCCGATCCTGATCGGAGAGGACTGCATTCACGGGCACTCGTTCTTCGAGGGCGCCACCATCTTCCCCACCCAATTGGGCATGGCAGCGAGCTTCGACCCCGACCTCCTTGAACGCGTCGGCCGCGCCACCGCAATCGAGGTCGCAACCACCGGAATCCATTGGACCTTCTCCCCCGTGCTGTGCATCACCCGCGACCTGCGCTGGGGCCGAGTGAGCGAGACCTTCGGCGAGGACCCCCACCTCATCGGCGAGCTCGCTGCCGCCATGATTCGCGGTTATCAAGGCGACGGACTGGGGGACCCGACGGCGATTCTGGCCACCGCCAAGCACTTCGCCGGGTACTCCGAGACGCAGGGCGGCCGCGACGCCTCCGAGGCCGACATCTCGCGTCGCAAACTGAAATCGTGGTTCCTGCCGCCGTTTGAGAGGGCCGCGCGCGAGGGCTGCGCCACGTTCATGCTTGGTTACCAGGCCATCGACGGCGTGCCGATCACCGTCAACAAGTGGCTGCTCGGCGACGTGCTCCGCGGCGAGTGGGGCTACCAGGGCATGCTCATCACGGACTGGGACAACGTGGGCAACCTGGTGCGCGAACAGCGCCTGTTCCCCGACTACGCCCACGCCGCGGCGGCTGCCGTCAAGGCCGGCAATGACATGATCATGATGACGCCCAAGTTCTTCGACGGTGCCCAGCAGGCCGTCGCTCAGGGTCTCCTGGACGAGCGGCTCATCGATCAGGCCGTGGGACGCATCCTCACCCTCAAGTTCGACCTGGGCCTGTTCGAGAATCCCCGCCTCCCCAACCCCGAGCACCAACGCGCCGTGATCGCGCAGCCCGCCGCAACGGCTCTCAACCTCGAGGCCGCGCGCCGCTCGCTCGTGCTGCTGCGCAACGACGGACTCCTCCCCCTCGACACCACGGTGCGGAAGATCGCGGTGGTAGGCCCCAACTCCGACGACCCCGACACCCAGCTTGGCGACTGGGCTGGCAACTCGGGCCAGGCGCATTGGGTGCAGACCGGTCACCCTCGCGACGCGATCGTCACGGTGCTCGACGGCCTGCGAGCGCTCGCCCCACAAGGATGCGAGGTCGCGTACGCGAAGGGTGCCGAGATCATCACCACCGGCCCGGACCCCAAGGGAGACTTCTTCCCCGACGGGCAACCGCGACCCGATATCGCGATGCCGGTCGCCCCCGATCCGGCCATGATTGCCGAGGCGGTCGAGGCCGCGCGCAATGCCGATGCCGTGGTCGCCGTCCTGGGAGACCGCATCGAGCTCGTGGGCGAGGGTCGTTCCACCGCAACACTCGAGCTTCTGGGTGGGCAGGTGGCGCTCCTCGACGCGCTCGTCGAGACGGGCACCCCCGTCGTCCTCGTGGTGCTCGCGTCCAAGCCGCACGTTTTGCCGCCGTCTGCGGGCCGCGCCGCGGCCGTCATCTGGGCCGCCAACCCCGGACTGCTGGGCGGCCAGGCCGTCGCGGAACTCCTCTTCGGCGAGATCGAGCCAAGTGGGCGACTGCCGATTTCGTGGCCGCTACACGTAGGCCAACAGCCCACGTATTACAACCAGATCGACGCCCAACACGGCCACCGCTATGCGGATCTCACGCAGGAGCCCGCATGGGTGTTCGGCGATGGCCTTGGCTACTCCACGGTGGAGTACCGCGACCTGGAGGTTCTGACCCCAACCCTGACCGCGAGCGAGATCGTCCGCGCGCGAGTAACCGTGGCCAACACGGGCGCCCGCGACGCGATCGAGACCGTCCAGGTCTATGTTCGAGACGTGAATACGTCGGCCACCTGGGCGGATCGTGAGCTGAAGTCCTTTGCACGCGTCACGGTTGGGCCCGGCGAGTCCGCCACGGTCGAGCTTGAGATTCCGACCGCCGGTTGCTCGATCGTGACCGCGGAGGGCGAACGAGTCGTCGAGCCAGGCGCCTTCGAGCTGCTTGTGGGCCCGTCTTCGCGGCTCACCGACCTCCTGGCGGCACCCTTCGAGGTGGCCCCCTCGTGA
- a CDS encoding NADPH-dependent F420 reductase: MSSVTIIGAGNMAGAIAGIARKSGADVQIVARDAAKVAELAAVTGATSAAYGDTLTGDIVILAVPYPAVDSIIATYADALDGAIVVDITNPLDFSTFDSLVTPADSSAAAVLAAALPGAKVVKAFNTTFAATLATGNVGSVETTVLVAGDDADAKQAVIDLVIGGGIAAIDTGALKRARELEALGFLQLTLAVGEKTPWTGGFALTR; encoded by the coding sequence ATGAGCAGCGTGACCATCATTGGTGCAGGGAACATGGCGGGCGCCATCGCGGGCATCGCGAGAAAGTCGGGTGCCGACGTGCAGATCGTTGCGCGCGACGCCGCCAAGGTTGCGGAACTCGCGGCGGTAACGGGCGCTACGTCGGCGGCCTACGGCGACACCCTCACGGGTGACATCGTGATTCTCGCCGTGCCGTATCCGGCCGTGGACTCGATCATCGCCACGTACGCGGACGCCCTCGACGGAGCGATTGTCGTCGACATCACGAACCCCCTCGACTTCTCCACCTTCGACTCGCTCGTGACGCCCGCCGACTCGTCGGCCGCTGCCGTGCTCGCTGCGGCGCTTCCGGGCGCCAAGGTCGTGAAGGCCTTCAACACGACGTTCGCCGCGACGCTCGCCACCGGCAATGTCGGGTCGGTGGAGACCACCGTGCTCGTTGCCGGAGACGATGCCGACGCCAAGCAGGCAGTGATCGACCTCGTGATCGGCGGGGGAATCGCGGCCATCGACACCGGTGCGCTCAAGCGTGCGCGTGAACTCGAGGCACTCGGCTTCCTTCAGCTCACCCTCGCGGTGGGCGAGAAGACGCCGTGGACCGGCGGCTTCGCCCTCACGCGTTAG
- a CDS encoding LLM class flavin-dependent oxidoreductase produces the protein MQFGIMSVSDITRDPISGVTPTEAERISNIVKIAVKAEEVGLDAFAIGEHHNPPFFSSSPTTLLAHIAALTERLIVTTSTTLITTNDPVRIAEEYAMLQHLSKGRMDLMLGRGNTAPVYPWFGQDIRQGLPLALENYNLLHRLWREDVVDWEGSFRSPLQGFTSAPRPLDDVPPFVWHGSIRTPEIAEQAAFYGNGYFANNIFWPKDHYKRLIDFYRQRFEHHGHGTAKQAIVGLGGQAFIGRTSQEAKSKFRPYFNEAPVYGHGPTLEEFSDQTPLSVGSVQEVIDKTLTFQETFGDYQRQLFLMDHAGMPVEMVLDQLELLGGEVVPVLRKELESRRDPEAAKAPTHASLVKAKYGDEEPRQPRPNANRGDNVTGSSPYQDSEAVAAASAPTQS, from the coding sequence ATGCAGTTCGGCATCATGTCCGTCAGCGACATCACTCGCGACCCCATCAGCGGCGTCACCCCCACCGAGGCGGAGCGCATCTCCAACATCGTCAAGATCGCCGTGAAGGCGGAGGAGGTTGGCCTCGACGCCTTCGCGATCGGCGAGCACCACAACCCGCCGTTCTTCTCGTCCTCGCCCACCACGTTGCTGGCGCACATCGCCGCCCTCACCGAGCGGCTCATCGTCACCACGTCGACCACGCTCATCACCACCAACGACCCGGTGCGCATCGCCGAGGAATACGCGATGCTGCAGCACCTGTCCAAGGGCCGCATGGACCTCATGCTTGGTCGCGGCAACACCGCGCCCGTGTACCCGTGGTTCGGCCAGGACATCAGGCAGGGTCTGCCGCTCGCACTCGAGAACTACAACCTGCTGCACCGCTTGTGGCGCGAGGACGTCGTGGATTGGGAGGGTAGCTTCCGCAGCCCCCTGCAGGGATTCACCTCGGCACCCCGCCCGCTCGACGACGTGCCGCCGTTCGTGTGGCACGGCTCGATCCGCACGCCCGAGATCGCCGAGCAGGCCGCGTTCTACGGCAACGGCTACTTCGCGAACAACATCTTCTGGCCCAAGGACCACTACAAGCGGCTCATCGATTTCTACCGCCAACGCTTCGAGCACCACGGCCACGGCACCGCGAAGCAGGCGATCGTCGGGCTGGGAGGGCAGGCCTTCATCGGCAGGACCTCTCAGGAGGCGAAGTCCAAGTTCAGGCCCTACTTCAACGAGGCACCCGTCTACGGCCACGGCCCGACGCTCGAGGAGTTCTCCGACCAGACGCCGCTCAGCGTCGGCTCGGTGCAGGAGGTCATCGACAAGACGCTGACCTTCCAGGAGACGTTTGGCGACTACCAGCGCCAGCTCTTCCTCATGGACCACGCGGGCATGCCCGTCGAGATGGTCCTGGACCAGTTGGAGCTGCTCGGCGGCGAGGTGGTGCCCGTGCTGCGTAAGGAGCTCGAGTCGCGCCGCGACCCCGAGGCCGCAAAGGCCCCGACGCACGCGAGCCTGGTCAAGGCCAAGTACGGTGACGAGGAGCCGCGCCAGCCGCGACCAAACGCCAACCGCGGCGACAACGTGACGGGTTCCTCGCCCTACCAAGACTCCGAGGCGGTGGCCGCGGCGTCGGCCCCGACGCAGTCATGA
- a CDS encoding GNAT family N-acetyltransferase, whose product MTDSPNTSVVRNEDAERYELILDGAQTGEAETDHAVAGFAAFHESETHIAFTHTEIDDAYQGQGLGLRLAEAALADAVARDLTIIPLCPYMARYLERHEIEGARIEWPNRAPRAPQA is encoded by the coding sequence ATGACAGACAGCCCGAACACCTCCGTGGTTCGCAACGAGGACGCCGAACGCTACGAACTGATCCTGGACGGCGCACAGACTGGCGAGGCGGAGACCGACCACGCGGTGGCCGGCTTCGCCGCGTTCCATGAGTCCGAGACGCACATCGCCTTCACGCACACCGAGATTGACGACGCCTACCAGGGCCAGGGCCTCGGGTTGCGGCTGGCCGAGGCGGCCCTCGCCGATGCGGTCGCCCGCGACCTCACGATCATCCCGTTGTGCCCGTACATGGCCCGCTACTTGGAGCGCCACGAGATCGAGGGCGCACGCATCGAGTGGCCCAACAGGGCACCGCGGGCACCACAGGCGTGA
- a CDS encoding CE1759 family FMN reductase, protein MTAPLSLVVVNAGVSDPSSTKLLADRAASRVRALGQARGREITTTVIDLRELLPELPAALASQHFGEGFKRAIAALVDADGIIAAAPVYKAGASGLFTSFFQVLDNDLLIGKPVVLAATAGTARHALVVDEEMRSLFAYLRTLTVPTSLFAATEDWQDKALTGRIDRAALELMLLMESGFAKAVRDESWQSYQHEYGSAGGTELGIDLESDLMRLATGRSSKPKP, encoded by the coding sequence ATGACCGCCCCACTCAGCCTCGTCGTCGTCAACGCCGGGGTGTCCGACCCGTCCTCCACCAAGCTGCTCGCCGACCGCGCGGCCTCCCGCGTGCGCGCTCTCGGCCAGGCTCGCGGCCGCGAGATCACCACCACGGTGATCGACCTGCGCGAGCTGCTCCCGGAGCTGCCCGCAGCCCTCGCTTCCCAACACTTCGGCGAGGGCTTCAAGAGGGCCATCGCCGCGCTCGTTGACGCCGACGGCATTATTGCCGCGGCTCCCGTCTACAAGGCCGGGGCATCGGGCCTCTTCACGTCGTTCTTCCAGGTGCTCGACAACGACCTGCTGATCGGCAAACCCGTAGTGTTGGCCGCAACCGCGGGCACCGCACGTCACGCGCTCGTGGTTGACGAGGAGATGCGCTCCCTGTTCGCGTACTTGCGCACGCTCACCGTGCCCACGAGCCTCTTCGCGGCCACGGAGGACTGGCAGGACAAGGCACTTACCGGCAGGATCGACAGGGCGGCACTTGAACTGATGCTGCTCATGGAATCCGGCTTCGCCAAGGCCGTGCGCGACGAGTCCTGGCAGAGCTACCAGCACGAATACGGTTCTGCAGGCGGAACGGAACTGGGGATCGACCTCGAATCCGACCTGATGAGGCTCGCCACTGGGAGATCCTCGAAGCCGAAGCCCTGA